The following is a genomic window from bacterium.
GCGTGGCGGTGGTCGCGCACGGGCGCTCGGATGCCCGGGCCGTCAAGAACGCGATCCGGGTCACCAGGGATGCGGTGGAAAATCAGCTCGTGCGTAAGATTCGCGCAGAGGTGGGTAAGCCATGAAAAACGGCCGCACGCGCGTCGTGGTGACCGGAATGGGGACTGTTAATCCTCTTGGCAAGAACCTGGATGAGTACTGGGACGGCCTGATCGAGGGGCGCAGCACCGCCCGCATCGTCGAGAGCGCGTATTCGACCGAAAAATTGACGACGAAGTTCGCCTGCGAGGTGCACAACTTCGATCCCCAGGATTTCATGGACCGCAAGGCGGCCCAGCGCATGGCCCGCTTTTCCCAGATGGCGGTCGCCGCCTCCACCATGGCGCTGGCCGACTCCGGCCTCGACCTCGCCAAAGAGGACAGCTTTCGGGTGGGAGTCGACATGGGCACCGGGATCGGCGGCTTCATCGAAATGACCAACGGGGCGATCGCCTACGCCACCAAAGGGCGCCTCAATCCGCTGTACGCCCCCATGATCATCCCCAACATGGCCGCGGCCTCGGTCGCGATGGCCTTCCACCTGCGCGGCCCCAACACCACGGTGACGACGGCGTGCGCGGCCTCCACCCACACGCTCGGTGACGCCACGCGGATGATCCAGCACGGCGACGCCGACGTCATGCTGGCCGGCGGCGCGGAAGCCTCGCTCTGCGAGGTCGGGATCTCATCCTTCAACGCCATCCGGGCGCTGTCGACACGCAACGCGGCGCCGGAGAAGGCGAGCCGGCCTTTTGATCGAGATCGTGACGGCTTCGTCCCTGGGGAAGGCGCCGGCACGCTGGTCCTGGAATCCGACGCGCACGCCAAGAATCGCGGCGCGCGCATCTAC
Proteins encoded in this region:
- the fabF gene encoding beta-ketoacyl-[acyl-carrier-protein] synthase II — translated: MKNGRTRVVVTGMGTVNPLGKNLDEYWDGLIEGRSTARIVESAYSTEKLTTKFACEVHNFDPQDFMDRKAAQRMARFSQMAVAASTMALADSGLDLAKEDSFRVGVDMGTGIGGFIEMTNGAIAYATKGRLNPLYAPMIIPNMAAASVAMAFHLRGPNTTVTTACAASTHTLGDATRMIQHGDADVMLAGGAEASLCEVGISSFNAIRALSTRNAAPEKASRPFDRDRDGFVPGEGAGTLVLESDAHAKNRGARIYGEVLGFALTCDAFHQVAPDETGEAPARCVTLALQDAGIAPGDVDYVNAHGTSTPLNDAGETKALKIALGEHAHKVPISSTKSMIGHLLGAAGAVEAIATLLTINRGIIHPTINYENPDPACDLDYVPNQARRKDVRIAISNGFGFGGHNAVVVLKRYEE